The DNA segment ggattagaacccagatcctctgactcctgggtctgccctctttccattatgtcacgctgcttccctaaataagtAATATGACCtatcttagtaccatgctctgcacacagtgagcacttaataaatacgattactatttctactactaatgGAGAGACAATAAGAGTGAaaatcaggaagcctgggttctcaAACCAGCAATGCCACAAGGTTAgctctgagatcttgggcaagtcccttaacctctatAAGCCgcactctcctcatctgtaaagtgggtaggAATTTCCCATTCTTCtttaattgtgagcctcttgtgtgacaggaactgtgtctaatctgattttgtTCCAAACCCAGTGCTTATTCCTGCCACCTGAATATTGGGAACAGCAATGCATGGGGTTCATTGTGCTTGTCATAGGCTGGGGGATTGTGGGTATGAAGGCCTCTTAGCAGCCAAACGTGACTTATGATTCTCTGGCCTAGCTCTGGTTGTTCTCCCACTCTGCTCTCCAGTAGGGATTTCCTGTACAATGGGTGGAGGAAAATGATTTTACCAATAGCCATGGATTCCCAGTGAATACAGAGTGATTATCCCTTTAAGAGACCTATCTATCTCCACAGAAACAGGAGATGTTTTCTCTCCCATGCGAGCCCAGTTACTAATTCAGgggtgaaagtaaaaataaataaataaataaattcttacCTGATGAAAGCCTAGTAACTAAGGTTGCCACTGAAAAGGCACATGTATCGTCACACACAATTAGGCAGGGAACACTGTGTATAATGCTGTGATGTCACAGGATGGCACATTGTATATAATGCTGTGATGTCATGGGATGGCCCaaattggcttagtggatagagcccaggcctgggagtcagaaaaacccatgttctatttccagctctcccacatgtctgctttgtgaccttgggcaagtcagttaacttctctgggcctcatctgtaaagtagggattaagaatatgagccccatgtggggcagggactgtgtccaatctgattaacttatatctaccccagtgcctagaacaatacttggcatataggtattattattattaacataaggACCAGGATAAAAATTAGAGAGGCTAGAGTTGTCCATTGGACAGGAGACAGAAAGTCTAAGGAaagagactcatctctctctgtaCCCTTCCCCCTCACACCCAGAGAGCTCTCTTTTTACATCCTAAAAGTCACATGGGTCTGGACCGCAGCTGGAACTTGGCTTGGGGCAGCTCCTTCCCTTGGGGATGCAGAACCAAAGCTTGGGTTGTGGCAGGGCTACAGCTAGGCCAGCCCTTCTGGCTGGGACCTGAAGTATGCCTCCACCTGACTGAGAAGACAGTTTCACCCATTAAATTTGggggctcctccctcttccttactCCTGATTGCCTCTCCTCATGACCAGAAAGTTCCCCATCAACTTTCTCCCTGGAATTCTCCCCCGAATCCTGCTTAATtagtgtatttcttaagtgtttactatataccaagcattgtattaggtgttggggtagatacaggataatcatgtcccacagggagctcacagtctaagtagaagggagagtaggTAGTGAAtttacattttgcagatgagggaattaaggcacagagaaattaaatgacttactcaagatcacacagcaagtaagttgtggagctgggattggaactcaggatcgctgactcccagtcctgtactcttctgttctccatttacactcactccctcggtgaactcattcgctctcacggctttgactaccatctctatgcagatgacacgcagatctacatctccgcccctgtcctctccccctcccttcaggctcgcatctcctcctgcctccgggacgtctccacctggatgtcggcccgccacctaaaactcaacatgagcaagactgagctcctcatcttccctcccaaacccggtcctctcccagacttctctatcaccgtggatggcacgaccatccttcccgtctctcaggcccttgactcgtccctctcgttcaccccacacatcctatccgttaccaagacctgccggtttcacctctacaatatcgccaagatccgccctttcctctccacccaaacggctaccttactgttacgggctctcgttatatcccggctagactactgtgtcagccttctctctgacctcccttcctcctctctcgccccgctccgctctattcttcactccgctgcccggctcatcttcctgcagaaacgatctgggcatgtcactccccttcttaaacaactccagtggttgcctatcgacctccgctccaaacaaaaactcctcactctaggcttcaaggctctccatcaccttgccccttcctacctctcctcccttctctctttctaccgcccaccccgcacgctccgctcctctgccgcccacctcctcaccgtccctcggtctcgcctatcccgccgtcgacccctgggtcacgtcctcccgcggtcctggaacgccctccctcctcacctccgccaaactgattctctttccctcttcaaaaccctacttaaaaatcagaactccaagaggcgttcccagactgagctcctcttccccctctactccctctgccatcccccctttacctctccgcagctaaaccctcattttccccttttccctctgctcctccacctctcccttcccatccccacagcactgtactcgtccgctcaactgtatatattttcgttaccctatttattttgttaatgaattgtacatcgccttgattctatttagttgccattgtttttacgagatgttcttccccttgacgctgtttattgccattgttcttgtctgtccgtctcccccgattagactgtaagcccgtcaaacggcagggactgtctctatctgttgccgacatgttcatcccaagcgcttagtacagtgctctgcacatagtaagcgctcaataaatactattgaatgaatgaatgaatactctttccattagacactgCTGCTAAGCACTCTCGTGCCAGTGgtggtggcagagggagggaggaggaggagtgataaTGCCACTGTCATCTCCTTTGATCCTACATTGtggcctagagaaacagcatggtctagggatagagcacgggcccaaaagtaagaaggacctgggttctaatcccagatttaccacttgtccgctgtgagatcttgggcaagtcacttcacttttctgtgcctcagttacctcatatataaaaaggggatgtgggacatggattgtgtccaacctgattagtttgtatcttccctagtgctaagTTTGCgtaacacaaagtaagtgcttaataaataccatttttaagaaAACAAGAAACAACATGATAGCAGGGTTTgaagcagagcagggatcaggagTGTCAGTGGGATATCGATACCCAGACATATCGGGTGGCGGGAAGGggaagtttgggggtgggggtggctgagAGAGACCAGTCGGATCTGGCTGTAGAGCAACTGCCCACTGCCCACCTTGCACTACTCAAAAGCATTTCCAATCCCAAACTCCATCCCACCATTCATGGCAAATCTCAGTCTCTGCAAGCCCCTGCAGGTCAGTGTGAAGTCTGACTCATTTGTGAGTATGAGGAGCAAGACCTAGGATCTCTGAAAAACTCCTACGAATACTCATTCCAGAACGTATTTTTTGATCTGAAACATAGTTTCAGTGAAGTTCTTGTTCACTTTCACCTTTGCTGGTGCCCCTTTCAAATATTAAGAGGAAAACCTAATAATAAATAcacaataattaaaaataataaatactcaaattaaaattataaaataaatacacaataattaaaaataataaatactcaaattaaaattataaaataaataCACAATAATTAAAAATGATAAATACTCAAATTAAAATTCTATTCCATAACTTCAAGGCTCTGAACCTATTGGTTCCTCCATACCTACCTCCTCCATACCTACCTGCTTCATCCTCCTGCCACATCCTGGCTCATGCTTTCTTCTTTAAATAAGCAAAGATATTAATTGTTCCTGACCCACAGTAGTCCATCTCCAAATCTTTGCATTCTCTCAGCTGacattgctctcccctccttcaaaattaCTCCTCCATGAAGGCTGCCCAGATAGTGCAGCCTGAAAAATCAAATCCAACAGGATCTTAGATTTAGAAAAGGGACAAATTTTATTTCAGCAAGTGGGATTGAGAGTCATGAATCTCTTCCACTTCGCTTGTTTTCACCTGGTCCCAACAAATGCCTACTGTGCTATCATTGTAGCATATAATCTAGGCCCTTTCAAACACATAGTATTACATTTATTTTCTTCAGCCTAACAGTCTGAATTTTTATCATTGTCCTCATGACTATCATTCTGTTATTGTCTGTTCTCTGTGTGGTATTCTATAGGACATCATAGGACTACAAAGTTGAATTCAGACTCCACTCCTATCCTCAAGGCCTTGACAATCTAGGAGAAAAACTTCCAGAGGTTCATAAAAAAAATCGTTTTACTTTTAAGTTCCATTCTGATACTGTGGAACTCAGTGCTTTGAAAAATAttctgtttaattcagtgctccatTTCTAATTCGGTATTTTTTGTTGACCTAGAAAATGAGGAATCTTTTGGTATGCACATCTCATGTTGTTGCTTATTGCTGCAGGACTTAAAAATATTCCACATATCTGATCTCCCTGTTTCACTAACAAAGCAGTAGAGAATTGGATCAGCAATACAGTTTAAACTTGTCAGGGCAACTGTGATTCTGTACGGTTTGAACATGTGCTTGCCAAAACTGTGATTGTTTCGTTCCCCAATACTGCGAATCAGCAACATGATGTGGAAGGGGGTGAAGCATAAGAGGAAAGTCAAGCTGATACTTAAGAGCAGTTTTATAATCCTCTTCTTTTCGTGGTTGTCTGTGGCTTGATTGCTCACTATAGCTCGGTACACTTTGTGATTACAAAACATCATTATGGCTAAAGGGATCCCAAACCCTGTACAGGTCCTGAAGATGTTTAGATTAGCTTGCCAGATTTCTAAAGGGTATTTGTCATAGCACAGAGTATAGTTGGTGGCATCTTGGCAGTTTTCAATATACATATCATTTTCAAACAAAATCTTTGAGTTGAATAGTATTTCTATTGCCCAGACTGTTATGCTGACATAGACGGCTATTCTTCTTGTCCGGAGGTAGGAAAACTGCAGGGGAAATACTATGGCCAGGTATCGATCTACGGAGATGCAGGTAAGGAATGCTGAGCTACTGTAAAAGTTCACATACATCAAAAAAGCACTGGCTTTGCACATGGTGGCTCCGAATACCCAGTCATCTTCATTCCAAGTATAATGGATCCACAGAGGCAAAGTCACTGAATACAAAAGATCTGCTAAAGATAGGCTGAAGAGGTAAACACCCAATTCATTTTCCTTCTTCATTTGCCGGAAGGACACACACAGAGATCCAATGTTAGCAGGAACACTGATTACAATCACGATGATGTAAATAATTGGAAACAAGTAGGGGTCCAGCTGATATTGTTCATTAGCACAGTGAGAAGAATGAGACAACTGAGAGGTGGAATTCCCCATTGCCTTACACGTGGCTGTGGAAGTAATTTCCTAGAAACAGGAGAGAAACAAAGCTTTGGCTCATTGTTGGCTTTCACTTGCTTGGAGACCTGTAAGAAAATATgcccacttccatatcaaacaaaaagtcctcaccattggctttagagcactccatcatcttgccctctccttcctcatctcgcttcactccttctacaacccagcccgcatactttgctaTTCTAgtgctaacgttctcactgtgcACCAATcttacctgtctcactgccgacctctggcccatgtcctgcctctggcctggaacgcccttccttttcaaatccatcaggcaattactttccctcccttcaaagacttattgaaggcacatctctccaagaggccttcccagactaagttccacttttccttatctttcactcccttctgcatcgccgtgacttgctccctttgctctctcccattcccagccccacagcacttatgtatatatctgtaattttatttttttgtttaaatgtctgtctcctcacctctagattgtgagctcattgtgggcagggaatgtcactgattattgtttgtattgtactttcccaagcgcttagtaaagtgctctgcacacagtaagtacttaataaatatggttgagtggatgaatgaatgaataataataataatagtatttgttaagtgcttattatgtgccaaacattgttctcagtgctggagtagatacaccttattcaggttagacacagtccctgtctcacatgaggcccacactctaatcccattttacagatgaggtaactgaggcacagagaagtgaagtggctttcccaagatcacacaacagacatgtggaggagctgggattagaacccaggtccttctgactcctaggcctgtgctctaccaactaagccatgttgttcCTCTGAATGAATGCCATCTGTTTATGTTGAAATTTCAAAGATGAGCTGAGTGACTGTTCTCTGTGAACTGGTTCAGGCATATTGTTCTTTTCAAAGATTCAGGtgagctttctctctcccttccctcctcccgaggga comes from the Ornithorhynchus anatinus isolate Pmale09 chromosome 1, mOrnAna1.pri.v4, whole genome shotgun sequence genome and includes:
- the GPR65 gene encoding psychosine receptor isoform X2; protein product: MGNSTSQLSHSSHCANEQYQLDPYLFPIIYIIVIVISVPANIGSLCVSFRQMKKENELGVYLFSLSLADLLYSVTLPLWIHYTWNEDDWVFGATMCKASAFLMYVNFYSSSAFLTCISVDRYLAIVFPLQFSYLRTRRIAVYVSITVWAIEILFNSKILFENDMYIENCQDATNYTLCYDKYPLEIWQANLNIFRTCTGFGIPLAIMMFCNHKVYRAIVSNQATDNHEKKRIIKLLLSISLTFLLCFTPFHIMLLIRSIGERNNHSFGKHMFKPYRITVALTSLNCIADPILYCFVSETGRSDMWNIFKSCSNKQQHEMCIPKDSSFSRSTKNTELEMEH
- the GPR65 gene encoding psychosine receptor isoform X1; the protein is MEEITSTATCKAMGNSTSQLSHSSHCANEQYQLDPYLFPIIYIIVIVISVPANIGSLCVSFRQMKKENELGVYLFSLSLADLLYSVTLPLWIHYTWNEDDWVFGATMCKASAFLMYVNFYSSSAFLTCISVDRYLAIVFPLQFSYLRTRRIAVYVSITVWAIEILFNSKILFENDMYIENCQDATNYTLCYDKYPLEIWQANLNIFRTCTGFGIPLAIMMFCNHKVYRAIVSNQATDNHEKKRIIKLLLSISLTFLLCFTPFHIMLLIRSIGERNNHSFGKHMFKPYRITVALTSLNCIADPILYCFVSETGRSDMWNIFKSCSNKQQHEMCIPKDSSFSRSTKNTELEMEH